A portion of the Granulosicoccus antarcticus IMCC3135 genome contains these proteins:
- a CDS encoding TrkA C-terminal domain-containing protein, whose amino-acid sequence MSEIYIPEGSHFVGVSIAATELAEQDINVLTLYRGSKIIPNPKKERLLEADDKLLCYGKLESMRSMVPAKTRRRRRPEVLDLVTDVPNADTTAE is encoded by the coding sequence GTGAGTGAAATATACATACCAGAAGGCTCACACTTTGTTGGTGTCTCTATAGCAGCGACCGAACTGGCGGAGCAGGATATCAATGTACTGACACTGTACCGGGGCAGCAAGATCATCCCTAACCCCAAGAAAGAAAGACTGCTGGAAGCTGATGACAAACTGCTGTGTTACGGCAAGCTGGAATCCATGCGCAGCATGGTGCCAGCCAAGACTCGTCGTCGCCGCCGTCCAGAGGTTCTTGATCTGGTCACTGACGTGCCTAATGCTGACACTACAGCCGAATAG
- a CDS encoding RNA polymerase sigma factor, giving the protein MKTEIQSRSDITAEAEKQLIQACTQNHPAWEDQLISWLSGNGAWLQRHCVALLGNSTDAEDAVQEITLKVIRAISRFEGRSSLRTWVSRIADNHCFTLIKKKSSRTLNEHLRHCLTLAEEDRHTEAAPDANEDSTGQVHSTLDRLTSTNREILELRYFEELSIKQMATALNLTQSATKMRLYRAMDVFKINFQNVAA; this is encoded by the coding sequence ATGAAAACAGAGATCCAATCCCGTTCAGACATCACTGCAGAAGCAGAGAAACAGCTTATACAGGCTTGTACGCAAAACCACCCGGCCTGGGAAGACCAGTTGATATCCTGGCTGAGTGGTAATGGCGCCTGGTTGCAGCGTCACTGTGTCGCGCTGCTTGGCAATAGCACCGATGCCGAGGACGCCGTGCAAGAGATCACTCTCAAGGTCATACGTGCGATAAGCCGCTTTGAAGGGCGTTCATCGCTACGAACCTGGGTGAGTCGTATTGCGGACAACCACTGCTTCACGTTGATCAAGAAGAAGTCCTCCCGGACTCTGAACGAACACCTTCGCCATTGCCTGACGCTCGCCGAAGAAGACAGGCACACAGAAGCAGCTCCCGATGCCAACGAAGACAGCACTGGGCAAGTTCACTCAACCCTGGACCGTCTGACGAGTACCAACCGGGAAATTCTGGAGCTTCGTTACTTTGAAGAGCTCTCCATCAAACAGATGGCGACGGCACTCAACCTGACTCAAAGCGCCACCAAGATGCGCCTGTACAGAGCCATGGACGTCTTCAAGATCAACTTCCAGAACGTAGCTGCCTGA